The following are encoded in a window of Glandiceps talaboti chromosome 5, keGlaTala1.1, whole genome shotgun sequence genomic DNA:
- the LOC144435790 gene encoding uncharacterized protein LOC144435790 isoform X1, whose product MLELKLTKADEKVAFLMEEKASKEQTARRESEKLDEEWQEQEDKIEELLHQLKTEMTEKSKLQEQLDEAEGKLTELTQTLQGDKSDAATSVLRIQGLEDQLNESERRLKEALDTIQRREDANIHLQEELKQTKAKVNELQKMNDALKEIADDHNSNKKRIDKLSEDLDKAVADKLVAEEYLDSSSSEIQHLQRILQDKTDEVEQLRGQLQDGASDHNVMSTQSKSSIDEVSDLKAQLEQSLNDLENLQEQLKDSQGQIKKLKIELENKTIELDDVSARLREKQDESSQLKSDLEKCQSHRASVQQQILQQTVEISQLRKQLQDAQSAIEKEDGQSDGKQETEKHKETVEALQTQIKSLKEQHQEEMTNKMMELQELKNSLEKRDKKVADAERCLAEERHSVMESLSEGDSQDTDSKSRDDIDSENKHLKARYESAVQELKRLRNELKTANSSYDELEFQYLQSKEDNRRAQKNFDEEMDLMSNRIRDLTSKLAASDRKLRDSEKKVTSLERKMGGNTPSSSAKIASRELESKLEELEMKLYDVEGTLKAQEEETDSLKGKIGFVEQKVASRAEPVQSSSVEPLVSVSREMKAQTVPVISLTSSSSPQVSDKTSEKKQCSSSSNGGESDDSDSSVPREKLENPKQKRLLRMKSLETKLLTTEQKLKEVTAKLVDVTTKELSNRKAYHTKCVSENRLKEQVKDFKAKMETLSKELENEHSIRVRIVNEVSSQLSELELKLDGMESTIEDAKLKIADLLQELQRHRVSHGQNSADYCSLALGEVEKHMLETRDTLSRAEKALGLQESEILEKENPEMLRRRLVGRKSSAESQSSETSFGRSDTSLKSMDDDVSTTIDLLREQLSQADERLQEKETELVAQESITKEQRIGCFAEKLAFEAVTLGKVSYVLQQSKQNHSDKKGNQLSLEVLKDNDQRDDVPLSCPVEHFAETLSTRIVMQGSLGATLSRTKAQEQSLQDNIDDSDVDGDISNSRRNLSPRRAISEPLLRSVHDEDGQPSHVGEFASSLAEQALKEGEMMYVIETKVKDLQQQLQKAYKRMEHQQVRLKKLMALCEEGKVDEMKKYASEGLTQESAMAYEGYQLLFPQVENIQAMSATEMTDPNQNESSRISDSQLASLAKQIELEETHRFANEYASGEIVRAEMLRILQRVMNMYEREINMERASCMQMLKVQRQAAEKKYADIEASIREEMSGVLEEIKDRYETELDRLKQEGREEQDSAEGPGPLYNEELMKQFADIVARRAVLSSHLTYWGDTAHSLRSRVKPQHRRHSLSALTQYTGGGDGMVLQSEHLLAKCSSMNDFAEMLAQRAIFQAELTYIMNKLQVEQKQQLDALQEAYEKVCNGKVIESITMEHAMNLTSVRERYEVIIKNEREEQVREMNKFQDELDKTKSELGEVLQKMNEKEQYVKKTPEIQFTLEDDLNEQVEEMTSRRVKHLTDELDIVKEQLNSAEETLRIKTEEHIKEVDSITDVMESVKEKHNKQMEDVKDSHRLEIDKFHNEHDELIAKLRGEIQIELKEMEMKYEEELGKVVENYEAKLKDMCESMSTNQDQEIAQLKEKCEEEVKQVKEQYDQKFSDAASEIADLQHEEICELKQNYQHEIDDIKGQSEQKLKDFTTQMLDLKEQHESEIKEYQEKQEDLKIEQERVTMEMKQQYEGDIQRVKDEYEQKLKQLNTEMLDLKEVHESEIKELQDKWREDEAVREQAQAQKQNDIGHYEEEIRKLKDEYEQKLTDVTTEMLDMKELHESEIKELQEKHEEEIAKVEKEYEDKLKDIEDDMTHLEDDLQKETAELKVKYEDEISRIKRDYEDRLSESHSEPASPQLKSPSEQKLANVRREYEQRLSKVKVEHEKKMSYMQESYEDDIGKIRREQEKKTKQIEQKHEGQIAKLRQEQERYEHELEERYRHDFERLSHEQQYKISELEQKYEEAIDSMKSDHSREMSLIDEEHGREMEDMKNEYEEKLDNFAELHETDLQAVKMSQMNNVASESPLVAESVPLQQSELPQQSLVASLREKYEKEIELLRKGSDIGLVRAQRAHKVAIDKLKKRHFEEISRIRQDRERNLGDESAATLSAMKALKKKHEEELERERARYHLHGNVNESIEALKRDHQLVAWNMLQKLEELEKIETEMVALSQQYSVKCIENSALEEQLATLQRCLEEKKQSIYHLTTENTDLNDSMADEIANLRSTLGVDGEAANSGAMASGAEILELYEVKVNLRVKESEVQVMQEEIAKLRQNLDQTKQEENEMFAEKYKKLKMEHDGTEEKVKYLEMKLNETYEKLKEAEAKRSRPRSYVTKTKQPSKSNLDRERSYSESNLSSEIPGTTKWYSEENLRKPSPDIRLGTFIPMDTKKSKVKSIKPTSSTTPTSSKSTIRKTPSTDRGTKKLSHKSTDSPAASKKKDPKDKSKK is encoded by the exons ATGCTGGAATTAAAGTTGACAAAGGCAGATGAAAAGGTTGCATTTCTAATGGAGGAGAAAGCTTCAAAAGAGCAAACAGCCAGGAGAGAGAGTGAAAAACTGGATGAAGAATGGCAAGAACAAGAGGACAAAATAGAGGAATTACTACATCAGTTGAAAACTGAAATGACTGAAAAATCCAAGCTACAAGAACAACTTGATGAGGCTGAGGGTAAGCTTACAGAGCTGACTCAGACTCTACAAGGAGACAAAAGTGATGCAGCAACCTCAGTTCTTAGAATTCAAGGCTTAGAGGACCAACTTAATGAGTCAGAAAGGAGGTTGAAAGAAGCTCTAGACACCATCCAGAGGAGAGAAGATGCAAACATTCACTTACAAGAAGAGTTGAAACAAACCAAAGCCAAAGTCAACGAGCTTCAGAAAATGAACGATGCCTTGAAAGAGATAGCTGATGATCACAATAGTAATAAGAAAAGGATTGATAAACTTAGTGAAGATTTGGATAAAGCAGTAGCAGACAAATTAGTAGCAGAAGAATACCTGGATTCAAGTTCATCAGAAATTCAACATCTTCAGCGTATCTTGCAGGACAAGACAGATGAAGTCGAGCAGCTGAGAGGACAGCTGCAAGATGGTGCCTCAGATCACAATGTCATGTCAACGCAATCAAAAAGCAGTATTGATGAAGTCAGTGACCTGAAAGCACAGCTGGAGCAGTCCCTTAATGATCTAGAAAATCTACAGGAGCAGCTTAAAGACAGCCAGGGTCAAATCAAGAAGCTGAAAATCGAACTAGAAAATAAAACTATCGAGCTTGATGACGTTAGTGCAAGACTGAGAGAGAAACAGGATGAAAGCAGCCAACTCAAGTCAGACTTAGAGAAGTGCCAATCTCATAGGGCGAGTGTCCAACAACAAATATTACAGCAGACAGTAGAGATATCACAGCTTAGAAAACAGTTACAAGATGCCCAAAGTGCAATAGAAAAGGAAGATGGGCAGTCTGATGGAAAACAGGAGACTGAAAAACACAAAGAAACTGTAGAGGCACTGCAAACACAGATCAAGTCCCTCAAAGAACAACACCAGGAGGAAATGACAAACAAGATGATGGAATTACAAGAGCTGAAGAACTCCCTGGAAAAGCGTGATAAAAAAGTAGCTGATGCTGAGCGATGTCTTGCTGAGGAAAGACATAGTGTGATGGAAAGTCTGTCTGAAGGTGACAGCCAAGACACTGACAGTAAATCAAGAGACGATATTGACTCAGAAAACAAGCATTTGAAAGCTAGATATGAGAGTGCTGTGCAAGAACTTAAAAGACTTAGAAATGAACTCAAAACTGCAAATAGTAGCTATGATGAGCTGgaattccaatatttacaaagtaaaGAAGACAATCGCCGAGCTCAAAAGAACTTTGACGAAGAGATGGATCTAATGAGTAATAGAATTAGAGACCTGACTTCGAAACTTGCAGCATCAGATCGCAAGCTGAGAGATAGCGAAAAGAAAGTTACAAGTTTAGAAAGAAAAATGGGGGGAAATACTCCCTCAAGTAGTGCCAAAATAGCTTCTAGAGAGTTGGAATCTAAACTAGAAGAGCTTGAAATGAAACTGTATGATGTCGAAGGTACTTTGAAAGCACAGGAAGAAGAGACAGATAGTTTGAAAGGAAAGATTGGATTTGTGGAACAGAAGGTGGCGTCAAGAGCAGAACCGGTACAAAGTAGTAGTGTTGAGCCACTTGTTAGTGTCAGCCGAGAGATGAAGGCCCAGACTGTTCCTGTTATCTCCTTAACAAGTAGTTCTTCACCACAAGTGAGTGATAAAACATCAGAGAAGAAACAATGTTCAAGTAGCAGCAATGGAGGAGAGTCAGATGATTCTGACAGCTCAGTACCTCGAGAAAAGCTTGAAAATCCCAAACAGAAACGACTACTAAGGATGAAATCCCTGGAGACTAAGCTCCTCACCACCGAACAGAAGTTGAAAGAAGTCACTGCCAAACTTGTGGATGTCACCACTAAAGAACTGAGCAACAGAAAGGCCTACCATACAAAGTGTGTTTCTGaaaacagattgaaagaacaggtGAAGGACTTCAAAGCCAAAATGGAAACTTTGTCAAAAGAGCTAGAAAATGAGCACTCAATCAGAGTCAGGATTGTGAATGAGGTTAGTAGTCAGCTGTCAGAACTTGAACTGAAACTCGACGGCATGGAATCAACCATTGAAGATgccaaattgaaaattgctgATCTTCTTCAGGAGCTACAAAGGCACAGAGTCTCACACGGCCAAAACTCTGCAGACTATTGCTCACTTGCACTAGGTGAAGTTGAAAAACATATGCTAGAAACAAGAGACACTCTCAGCAGAGCAGAAAAGGCATTAGGGCTCCAAGAAAGTGAGATATTAGAGAAGGAGAATCCGGAGATGCTAAGGAGGAGGCTTGTGGGCCGCAAGTCTTCAGCagagagtcagtcatcagagaCTTCTTTTGGAAGATCAGACACAAGTCTGAAGAGTATGGATGATGATGTCAGCACAACTATTGATCTTTTGAGGGAACAATTATCTCAAGCTGATGAGAGACTACAAGAAAAAGAGACAGAGTTAGTTGCTCAAGAAAGCATCACTAAAGAACAAAGGATTGGGTGTTTTGCTGAGAAGTTGGCTTTTGAGGCTGTCACACTAGGTAAGGTCAGCTATGTACTTCAACAGAGCAAGCAGAATCATTCTGATAAGAAAGGCAATCAATTATCATTGGAAGTGTTGAAGGACAATGACCAGAGAGATGACGTGCCCCTTAGTTGTCCAGTTGAACATTTTGCAGAGACACTGTCGACGAGGATTGTGATGCAAGGTTCACTAGGAGCTACTCTATCAAGAACTAAAGCACAAGAACAGAGCCTTCAGGACAACATTGATGACAGTGATGTCGATGGTGACATCTCAAATTCCAGAAGAAATCTTTCTCCGAGGAGGGCGATTTCAGAACCTCTGTTGAGATCTGTACATGACGAGGATGGACAGCCCTCACATGTCGGGGAGTTTGCATCCTCACTAGCAGAGCAAGCATTGAAAGAAGGTGAGATGATGTATGTGATTGAGACCAAAGTGAAAGATTTACAACAGCAGTTACAGAAAGCCTACAAGAGAATGGAACATCAGCAAGTCAGGTTAAAGAAACTGATGGCTTTATGTGAGGAAGGAAAGGTGGATGAGATGAAGAAATATGCCAGTGAAGGTCTGACGCAGGAATCTGCCATGGCATATGAAGGCTACCAATTGCTCTTTCCACAAGTCGAAAACATACAAGCTATGTCAGCAACAGAGATGACAGATCCTAACCAAAATGAAAGTAGCCGGATTAGTGATTCTCAACTGGCTTCACTAGCAAAGCAGATAGAGCTTGAAGAAACACATAGGTTTGCAAATGAATATGCATCTGGTGAGATAGTGAGAGCTGAAATGTTGAGAATTCTGCAAAGAGTTATGAATATGTATGAGAGAGAAATCAACATGGAGAGAGCTAGTTGTATGCAGATGCTGAAGGTTCAAAGACAAGCTGCTGAGAAAAAATATGCCGATATTGAGGCTTCCATTCGGGAAGAAATGAGTGGAGTCTTAGAAGAGATCAAAGATAGATATGAAACTGAATTAGATCGGTTGAAACAAGAAGGTCGAGAGGAACAAGATAGTGCAGAAGGTCCTGGACCCCTGTACAATGAAGAGCTGATGAAGCAGTTTGCTGACATCGTCGCAAGGAGAGCTGTGTTAAGCAGTCATTTGACTTACTGGGGAGATACAGCACATAGTCTGCGAAGTAGAGTGAAACCCCAACATAGGAGACACAGTCTGTCTGCTCTGACTCAGTACACTGGTGGAGGTGACGGTATGGTTCTCCAGTCAGAACATCTACTAGCTAAGTGTAGTAGTATGAATGACTTTGCCGAAATGCTAGCACAGAGGGCAATCTTCCAGGCTGAGTTGACGTACATCATGAATAAACTTCAAGTTGAACAGAAACAACAGCTGGATGCACTGCAGGAAGCTTATGAGAAGGTGTGCAATGGTAAAGTCATTGAAAGCATAACCATGGAACATGCCATGAATCTTACAAGTGTCCGGGAAAGATATGAAGTTATCATCAAAAACGAGCGAGAAGAACAAGTCAGGGAAATGAACAAGTTCCAGGATGAGTTAGACAAAACTAAGTCGGAATTAGGAGAAGTTCTACAGAAGATGAATGAGAAGGAACAGTACGTGAAGAAGACACCTGAAATCCAATTCACATTGGAGGATGACCTTAACGAGCAGGTCGAGGAGATGACCTCTAGACGTGTCAAGCATCTGACTGATGAGTTAGACATAGTGAAGGAACAACTCAATAGCGCTGAGGAAACTCTGAGAATCAAGACAGAAGAACACATCAAGGAAGTCGATTCAATCACAGATGTCATGGAAAGTGTGAAGGAAAAACATAACAAGCAGATGGAGGATGTGAAGGATAGTCACAGGCTAGAGATTGATAAGTTCCACAATGAACACGATGAGTTGATAGCTAAACTGAGAGGAGAGATTCAGATAGAACTCAAAGAAATGGAAATGAAGTATGAAGAGGAACTAGGAAAGGTTGTTGAAAATTATGAAGCGAAGCTGAAAGATATGTGTGAAAGTATGAGTACAAATCAAGATCAAGAAATAGCACAACTGAAAGAAAAATGTGAGGAAGAAGTGAAACAAGTAAAGGAACAATATGATCAGAAATTTTCCGATGCTGCATCTGAAATTGCTGATTTACAGCACGAGGAAATATGTGAGTTGAAACAGAATTACCAACATGAGATTGATGACATCAAAGGACAGAGTGAACAAAAGTTGAAAGACTTCACTACACAAATGTTAGACCTGAAAGAACAGCATGAAAGTGAAATCAAGGAATACCAAGAAAAACAGGAGGATCTGAAAATTGAACAAGAGagagttaccatggaaatgaaacaaCAATACGAGGGTGACATCCAGAGAGTTAAGGATGAGTATGAACAAAAACTCAAACAACTGAACACTGAAATGTTGGATTTGAAAGAGGTTCATGAAAGTGAAATCAAAGAATTACAAGACAAATGGAGAGAGGATGAAGCTGTTCGGGAACAAGCACAGGcccaaaaacaaaatgacattgGACATTATGAGGAGGAGATAAGGAAACTTAAAGACGAATATGAACAAAAATTAACTGATGTCACGACAGAAATGTTAGACATGAAGGAATTACATGAAAGCGAAATCAAAGAATTACAAGAGAAACACGAAGAAGAAATCGCGAAGGTTGAGAAGGAGTACGAGGATAAACTAAAGGACATTGAGGATGATATGACTCACCTGGAGGACGATCTACAGAAGGAGACGGCTGAACTCAAAGTGAAGTATGAAGATGAAATAAGTCGAATCAAGAGAGACTATGAAGATAGATTGTCAGAATCTCACTCAGAACCTGCCTCTCCTCAACTTAAAAGTCCCTCTGAACAAAAACTTGCAAATGTACGACGAGAGTATGAACAAAGACTGAGCAAAGTCAAGGTAgaacatgaaaagaaaatgtctTATATGCAGGAAAGTTATGAAGATGATATCGGTAAAATAAGACGAGAACAGGAAAAGAAAACTAAACAGATAGAACAAAAACACGAAGGACAGATTGCAAAACTAAGACAAGAACAAGAACGGTATGAACATGAACTTGAGGAGAGGTATAGGCATGATTTTGAAAGACTTAGCCATGAACAACAGTATAAGATATCTGAACTTGAACAGAAATACGAAGAGGCAATAGATAGTATGAAAAGTGATCATAGCAGGGAAATGTCACTGATTGACGAGGAACATGGACGGGAGATGGAAGATATGAAAAATGAATACGAAGAAAAACTGGACAACTTTGCTGAACTTCATGAAACGGATTTACAAGCTGTGAAAATGTCACAGATGAACAATGTAGCTAGTGAGTCACCATTGGTGGCTGAATCAGTACCACTGCAACAATCTGAACTACCTCAACAGTCACTGGTGGCTTCACTCAGGGAGAAatatgaaaaagaaattgaatTGCTTCGG AAGGGTAGTGACATTGGTTTAGTACGAGCACAGAGAGCACACAAAGTTGCAattgacaaattgaaaaaacgacattttgaagaaatttCACGAATTAGACAGGACAGAGAGAGGAACCTGGGAGATGAATCAGCAGCAACACTTTCTG CAATGAAAGCACTGAAgaagaaacatgaagaagagcTAGAAAGAGAAAGGGCTAGGTATCATCTCCATGGTAACGTCAATGAAAGCATTGAAGCTTTGAAAAGAGACCATCA GCTGGTTGCATGGAATATGTTACAAAAACT AGAGGAGCTTGAAAAGATTGAAACCGAAATGGTTGCCCTGTCTCAACAGTACTCCGTCAAATGTATTGAAAATTCTGCCTTGGAAGAACAACTGGCCACTCTCCAACGCTGCCTGGAAGAAAAAAAGCAAAGCATTTACCACTTAACCACAGAAAATACCGACCTGAATGATTCAATGGCTGATGAGATAGCTAATTTGAGAAGTACCCTGGGAGTTGATGGGGAAGCCGCCAACTCAGGTGCTATGGCTAGCGGGGCTGAGATATTGGAGTTGTATGAAGTCAAG GTAAATCTTAGAGTCAAAGAATCAGAGGTACAAGTTATGCAAGAAGAAATTGCCAAACTAAGGCAGAATTTAGACCAGACAAAACAG GAAGAGAACGAAATGTTTGCCGAAAAGTACAAAAAACTTAAAATGGAACACGATGGAACTGAAGAGAAAGTGAAATATCTAGAAATGAAATTAAACGAAACATATGAGAAATTGAAAGAAGCTGAAGCAAAGAGAAGTCGTCCAAGGAGTTATGTGACAAAAACTAAACAACCTTCCAAGTCTAACCTAGATAGAGAGAGGTCATACTCTGAAAGTAATCTGTCTAGTGAGATCCCTGGTACAACAAAATGGTATTCAGAGGAAAACCTACGTAAACCTAGCCCAGATATCCGTCTAGGCACTTTTATACCAATGGATACTAAGAAGAGTAAAG TCAAATCAATCAAACCAACCAGCTCCACCACTCCTACAAGCAGCAAAAGTACAATCAGGAAGACACCATCAACTGACAGAGGAACCAAGAAATTGTCCCATAAG AGTACTGATTCACCAGCAGCCTCAAAGAAAAAAGACCCAAAGGACAAGAGCAAGAAGTAA